A window of the Mauremys reevesii isolate NIE-2019 linkage group 26, ASM1616193v1, whole genome shotgun sequence genome harbors these coding sequences:
- the PRR22 gene encoding proline-rich protein 22 yields the protein MQQPKPFYQPHDAYGPRPLDQSESQSNRPLQTFVLPDNPASVGPSNLYHPPSQEKDVFTGPPAGFQMAPCGCFFDPRIYRIEWAMTNFVQPSVYKLTGGSSSPSAYLLDTHRYLKSPVQTVPYPPYHPIPSKPQYIMPYFNQEGPASGTEQGNLVPSPLHDSQFLEMPQPQEDGQNNDDKLPQLLVSLPGLSQNEQSLQISTYCHLKDRPNPHNPEFQGFDSFQVEGEELKENDMSQNLLVNTQIPDICIEDQNPLSSPSVANAQVMAEAASCPLQDSLVAEDSEVLDAEEPFDLPENVLLEDAMKLFDCSPANSDSEGSRDNLSRTLTSSESESKDCCFPCDDSSSDIRSLNLPDELLSFDYSVPEILNTVASMDYFYDLKTFNEDPKWDLERVLQPPQNSGSLQDPRQEPQGKEKLSSASIKKRKQPDSKNKPTSAEESSTSDRQECPATGI from the exons ACCGTTCTACCAGCCACATGATGCCTATGGTCCCAGACCCTTAGATCAATCGGAGAGCCAGTCAAACCGGCCACTTCAAACCTTTGTCCTTCCCGACAACCCTGCATCAGTAG GACCATCCAACCTGTACCATCCCCCAAGTCAAGAGAAAGACGTTTTCACTGGACCCCCTGCAG GTTTCCAGATGGCACCTTGTGGGTGCTTTTTCGATCCCCGGATATATCGCATAGAATGGGCAATGACCAATTTCGTGCAACCGTCAGTTTATAAACTCACGGGTGGCTCAAGTTCACCAAGCGCTTACCTTCTGGACACCCACAGATACCTCAAGAGTCCTGTCCAGACAGTCCCCTACCCACCTTACCACCCGATCCCAAGCAAACCCCAATACATCATGCCTTATTTCAATCAGGAGGGCCCCGCCAGTGGGACGGAACAAGGGAATTTGGTCCCTAGCCCACTCCACGACTCTCAGTTTCTAGAGATGCCTCAGCCGCAGGAAGATGGTCAGAACAATGACGACAAACTGCCCCAGCTCCTCGTATCGCTGCCTGGACTCAGCCAGAATGAGCAGAGCCTCCAGATAAGCACCTACTGCCACCTTAAGGATAGGCCAAATCCCCACAACCCAGAGTTTCAAGGGTTTGATAGTTTCCAGGTGGAAGGGGAAGAACTCAAGGAAAATGACATGAGCCAGAACCTCCTAGTGAATACACAGATCCCAGACATTTGCATCGAAGATCAAAACCCTCTTTCCAGTCCCAGTGTTGCAAACGCACAGGTGATGGCGGAGGCAGCGTCATGTCCTCTGCAGGACAGCCTCGTAGCTGAAGACAGCGAAGTGCTGGACGCAGAGGAGCCCTTCGATCTGCCTGAGAACGTTTTGTTGGAAGATGCCATGAAGCTGTTTGATTGCTCTCCAGCTAACTCGGACTCAGAGGGTTCCAGAGACAACCTGAGCCGCACCCTCACGTCCAGCGAGAGCGAAAGCAAGGATTGCTGCTTCCCGTGTGACGACTCGTCCAGCGACATACGGTCCCTCAATCTGCCTGATGAGCTGCTGTCTTTTGACTACAGCGTGCCCGAGATCCTAAATACGGTGGCCAGCATGGATTATTTCTATGACCTCAAAACTTTCAATGAGGACCCCAAGTGGGATTTGGAGCGGGTGCTGCAGCCGCCCCAAAACAGTGGGTCGCTCCAGGACCCCAGGCAAGAGCCCCAAGGAAAAGAGAAGCTCAGCAGCGCATCAATAAAGAAACGAAAGCAGCCAGACAGCAAAAATAAACCTACCTCTGCAGAGGAGAGCAGCACATCGGACAGGCAGGAATGCCCAGCGACAGGCATCTGA
- the LOC120391522 gene encoding la-related protein 6-like, translating to MSSRGSLVALGLGSQPRCSTPMQVQTTPFSTLHFLPHKSQPLPPLSQEDFFENFEGSFYDLNDIFGADSFECDSSLPDAQLIQRIVSQVEFYLSDENLAKDAFLLKHVQKNKLGFVSIKLLTSFKKVKYLTRDWRLTLYALQFSELLEVNEEGTKVRRKIPIPESLLSIPPSKLLLAWNLLPQEQGVSPPLQKSFIETITKMFSPFGAIASIRILRPGKKLPSDVKKYSSRYPELLTKCCALVEYENLESARKAYEELNCGQGSPGRESIKVVRLSGKGSKKKSGDDVEEVELVDQLGRKQQASETLAYAAGDSFFCSSSESDSMLASPPVLMQKYLSTPMWSACSLGVSFKPGFFSSPQASPLLPNKSLAHPHCPSPLAAELGNGGSSSPDTSPEFRRLSDSCWDSGIGSGSSWVQRRRVAAHSQSLETRALPCSNLALRKMTDSFGLRPGVMRLPHGPDGTKGFYNSIGRGKLVLRH from the exons ATGTCGTCCCGTGGTTCCTTGGTGGCCCTGGGGCTTGGTTCCCAACCCAGGTGCAGCACCCCCATGCAAGTGCAAACAACTCCCTTTTCTACTCTGCACTTTCTTCCGCACAAGAGCCAGCCTCTCCCCCCACTCAGCCAGGAAGACTTCTTTGAGAACTTTGAGGG GAGCTTCTATGACCTGAATGACATTTTTGGGGCTGACTCGTTCGAGTGCGACTCCTCACTGCCCGACGCCCAGCTGATCCAGAGGATTGTGTCTCAAGTGGAGTTCTACTTGTCTGATGAGAACCTGGCCAAGGACGCCTTCCTCCTGAAGCACGTCCAGAAGAACAAATTGGGCTTCGTCAGCATCAAACTGCTGACCTCCTTCAAGAAG GTGAAATACCTAACTCGAGACTGGAGGCTCACTCTCTACGCCCTGCAGTTCTcggagctgctggaggtgaacGAAGAAGGGACTAAGGTGAGAAGGAAAATTCCCATCCCGGAGTCTCTCCTGAGCATCCCGCCAAGCAAGCTGCTCCTGGCCTGGAACCTCCTACCCCAGGAACAGGGCGTGTCGCCACCGCTCCAGAAGAGCTTCATTGAGACCATCACTAAAATGTTCAGCCCCTTTGGCGCCATCGCCTCCATCCGCATCCTGAGGCCAGGCAAGAAGCTGCCTTCTGACGTGAAGAAGTATTCCTCCCGCTACCCCGAGCTCCTGACCAAGTGCTGCGCCTTGGTGGAGTATGAAAACCTGGAGAGTGCCAGGAAGGCTTATGAGGAGCTGAACTGTGGCCAGGGCTCCCCCGGCAGGGAGAGCATCAAGGTGGTTCGTCTCTCCGGGAAGGGCTCCAAAAAGAAGAGTGGGGAtgatgtggaagaggtggagCTAGTGGACCAGCTGGGCAGGAAGCAGCAGGCGTCGGAGACGCTGGCCTATGCCGCGGGAGACTCTTTCTTCTGCAGCTCTTCGGAGTCCGACAGCATGCTGGCTTCCCCTCCCGTCCTGATGCAGAAGTATCTCTCCACTCCGATGTGGTCCGCCTGCAGCCTGGGCGTGAGCTTCAAACCTGGCTTCTTCAGCAGCCCTCAGGCCAGCCCTCTTCTCCCCAATAAAAGTCTGGCTCACCCCCACTGCCCTTCGCCCCTGGCTGCCGAGCTGGGCAACGGTGGCTCCTCCAGCCCAGATACCAGTCCCGAGTTCCGACGATTGTCCGATTCCTGCTGGGACAGCGGGATCGGCTCTGGCAGCTCATGGGTCCAGCGGCGACGGGTGGCTGCCCATAGCCAGTCTCTGGAAACCAGAGCTCTACCCTGCAGCAATCTGGCATTAAGAAAGATGACAGATTCCTTTGGCCTTCGACCTGGAGTGATGCGCCTGCCCCATGGGCCAGATGGCACCAAAGGCTTCTACAACAGCATCGGGAGAGGAAAGCTGGTCCTAAGACACTAG